The Neoarius graeffei isolate fNeoGra1 chromosome 23, fNeoGra1.pri, whole genome shotgun sequence genome segment tcgcactgaattgatattcgcatattttatcgcaattgttgtgtctccgacTAGTCGCAGCCTAGTGAAATACTGGgtggaagaaagaaagcacaactttttcatcacacacttgtgaaatttcctctctgcaatgagcacacacacacacccagagcagtgggcagccatgctaacagggcccggggagcagttgggagttaggtgcctcgctcaagggcacctcagcccaaggccgtcccatattaccttaactgcatgtctttggactgtggaggaaacccacgcagacacggggagaacatgcaaactccacacagaaaggccctcgctgggttcgaacccagaaccttcttgctgtgaggcaaccatgctaaccactacaccaccatgaacttgcacttcctgtctcatggaaactgacttgagaagggttcgcgacggcttaaggccaatttatgctgacaacccagtcctcgcagatagcgtctgcgtagcccccccaccttcgcagacgctctgtgcgcacctcccaaaaattgtgaccaccgcagaagcctcgcagacaagagggctctgattggtccactctacatccgctgtacacgcacttccgcttccctactttcccagtttggtttgttttcacgaccgccatttttaaaaacacgagcgaagatggagcagcacgaagagcggttgagtgaggaagtacgtacatctatacgactccagttctagtcattataagtaaccggaggataaacactccactaaccacacccaccaactactcctagcaatttcgtgacttcgcgcccccttgcgttgtggcggtgaataacatcgcgcacgcctattactccccgctcagcgataaattacaactgtctgcgaaaagctatctgcgaaagccttgtcgcaagagcgtgCAGAGACCCTTAgcgacacatttgcggctattttgagagaaattttgttgcacaaattttttgaacatgttcaaaatttcagcgacgaaggagcaacactttgcaactcatgcgaggaaattgagaagccccgcgaatgtttcaagacacttttgaaactctctcgcgaatggcgttcgcaatttgtcgcaagctgccgcagcccagtgagatactggcttaaggcaacagtgctaaccactgcaccacgttGCTGCCAGTGCATTATTGATGATAATTATTATAAAAAGTATTTAATTGACACTGGAAATTCCTTCTTTTCTTCAGTATACAACCCCAGAATCCAAATGTTACCTTTGCCGCAACTACAGCTCCCAGTCTTTTTGGGTAGTGCTCCACAAGGTTGGCACACCTGATAAAGCTGGGAGAGATAATATTTGCTGATGGACAGCAACCATGATGTCATTCCAAAGATTTTCAGATGGAATTAGGTCAGGGCGTTGACCACCTTCCTAGCAAGTTACTCCATGGTAGCTTTGGCCTTGTACTTGGGGTTGTTGTCCTGTTAGAATATGAAGTcatggtctaaaggttagaggagcagctttgggaccaaaaggttactggtttgattccctggaccagcaggaatggcttaagtgcctttgagtaaggcacctaaccactccccaggctgctctgggtatgttgtacgtcactctggataagagtgtctgccaaatgcctgtaatgtaatttgctatgtgttttttagacattttgcAGGTTTCATCATCAGGTTCTTCTCAAAACTCCTCCTGTACTTGGCTCCATCTATCCACCCATAAGTCTCGACAGGTTTTCCAGTCCTCCACAACACTATACTTCCACCACTATGCTTCAGTTGCGATGGTGGTGTTTTGACTTTTTTGATGTTTTCGCCATGTGTGCCTAAATGTTTTACTTTGGttccatttgaaaaaaaaaaaattctgtcagGCTGTTGCTGAATCCTTCAGATGGCTTTATGCAAACTTCAAAATGGACTCCAGAAGGACCATTTTGAGAAATGGCTTTTTCCTTGCCAACCTCTTATACAGGCCAGATGTGTGCAATAAATACTGTATCTTTGAGGTTGTTGAGAGATTCGAATGCTTTTCCAAAATGATGTAAATTCCTCTGAGTGCATTGAAATAATTGATGATTAGCTTTTGATGTGGGATTGATTTTTGGATCAAGGCATTAAGGAGGCTTTTGGGATACATCACTAGAGAGTCCGGAACATTTTGGTAATGGTCCTGCAGAGCCTAGAAGCTTAATCGCTGCTAAATTGAAACAGTTGTCTTTGAGCAGGGAAATCACCAAACTGTGCCAGGCTCTGCCCTTCCAGTACTGGATTGGTGAATCCTGTGCTATGACGACTTCCGTATGAGACTTTGACACTGCAGAACTGAGTATTTTCTTTCTCTGCAGGTAAAGAGAGAGATGTCGTATTACTCATCTTCATCATCTCGCAGTTCCTCCAGAAACTTGGAGTGTAAGGTGTATGTTGGTGATCTGGGAGGAGGAGCTGCTAAAGGAGAAATTGAAAGGGCTTTCGAGTACTATGGCCCTTTGCGCAGCGTTTGGGTGGCCAGGAACCCTCCTGGCTTTGCTTTTGTGGAATACGAAGACGCCCGGGACGCTGAGGACGCAGTGAAAGGAATGGATGGAAAGTAAGTATATTTAAACTAGAAATTTCTGAAACCCTGTATGAAACAAGCTTTTATATTATTTGTAGGTACTCTGTAAGGTTATAGAGGAAATATACCTGGAGAATAATTTAGGTGATACATTTCCACTGCAGTTTCTTTGAGATTgcagctgtctttttttttttttggtcaccagAGGATAGGGATGCTGGCTCATGTGTCTGCTCTTTCTTGTCACAATTCAGGCTACTGGGTGGATCTCGGATTCGTGTTGAGCTGTCCACCGGTATGTCTCGGAAGAGCCGATATGGCAGAGCCAGCCGCCGTCCATTTGATCCAAGTGATAGATGCTATCAGTGTGGAGACAGGGGACACTATGCTTATGATTGCTACCGTTTCAGCAAGCGGGGACGTCGAAGCAGGTGCAAAGTGTttgtgtcgtcccccccccccttcttcttGCATAACTTGATTTCCCAGATTTGGTGTTGAGTGTGATTTAAGAAATGCATTTTTCTTGTTTTCCTTGATAGATCCCGGTCCCGATCTCGCTCCAGGTCAAGGAGCCGCCGCAACCGTTCACGATCTCGAAGCCGCAGCTATAACCGGTTGGAATTTTTATTATGTTATTCTTCATAGCGTTCATAATGACTATTCAACAGGCTCAGAAATACAATAAGACATTCAGAGTCTCACAAATGCATAGTTCAGACGTACAGCAGGATTAAGAACTGGAATGAGAAGAAGATTCAGACTTTCAAAATAAATAGTTGAAAGAATTTGAAGTTTATGCTGATGATGCAAAGTGTAGGCAAGGGTTCTAATTTTTATCACATTATTTagatatacatccatccatccaggttCTCTTGTTCCAGGctgcattaaagctagacggtgtttcgatttcataaaatcagtgaaatgtagttccctctgaaatttggccatTGTGGTATATGTTTATTTCCGCAAAAtcttaacaaaaaaaacccaggccattctatggctgggaaggtatttaatttgaggggattcccgagcaaataacatgcatgaaattgctcacttcacgcagtcaagcagacagaggaagtccgtgtgcgcatgcgcaggtttacctgctactaattttgggttttacagcagctggcatccacagtgttgcattactgccatctacaggtttaccttgaccgtgcgttgacagttccatcattctgtcgctcaatccaattttatttataaagcacagtttaaataaacacaaaggtttccaaagtgctgtacaataaacacaatgaaactatacaataaaataacaccatggaacataaaaaaataaataattaaataggcTGTCCActccaaataaaatatctgtgtaCATAAAATCAACAACCTACACGGTGTTAAAAGCCAAAGAAAAAAGGTGCGTTTTAAGAAGAGTTTTAAAATTAGACAGTGAGGAGGCCTGTCTAATGTGCAGTGGCAATGCATTCCATAATTTTGGAGCTGCAACCGAAAAAGCCCGGTCCCCTCTGAGCTTCAGCCTAGTCTTGGGAACTCTCAGGAGCAGCTGATCAGCTGACCTGAGAGCTCGGCTGGGTGTATAGGGGTATAGCAGCTCAGAGAGGTATGATGGAGCAAGACCATTTAAAgattttaaaacaaataaaataattttaaaaagaattCTAAAATGAATGGGTAGCCAGTGGAGCAAAGCTAAAATCGGTAAAATGTGCTCAAATTTCCTTGTGCCAATTAAAAGACGTGCGGCTGCATTTTGTATTAGTTGAAGATGTGCAATGGAGGACCCACTGACCCCCATATAAAGTGCATTGcagtaaatgaacagctgatcacactgacatgctcgctgaccgccgatatttattagtttggtcctgcgcttcctttccttcgtataacgtcacatcttttcttcttctcgttttccgttactgtagtcggtctttcacgtttcattcgcacactcaagtcctccatttttatgcctccgccaccgtaaggtgcaggaggcattatgttttcgggttgtccgtccgtcccgaaaccttgtgaacgcgatatctcaaaggcagatgacaggaatgtcaccaaactttcaccgttTGTGCGCTTTggaacaaacatgaactgattagattttgagatcaaaaggtctaaggtcaaggtcactgtgaggtcaagtgtctgtcagaaaaccttgtgaacacaatgtctccaaggctgatacaagtaatttcaccaggtcaagattattgtgagatcaaatgtccatccccaaatcacaacttaataaggcgtgtagtctaccgggcggaggcatccccatcgacgctgttggcatcgagttctatctagttctctcctgtttcaaatttgtatcccacaatgccttgcacgaacagggaaagcccaccgcgtgatgcatgacgtagtagcttgaatcgggtcatgatgaggcaggaaaaaatagtggagcatTTAAGGCTACGTGGCactgaattcattaattgttctattaaaaaaaaaaaaacgaataaaattggaagtctgtgattcaaattcagtagctttcggtccactaaacaaaaaataattttCTCTGACAGCCAATTattttatcacctaaacttgaaaaatctgaaaggcagtctacctttaagatggCACATTTATGGGTGAAGAAAGGCAAAAATGCTTAGCGGTAACCAGTATTATGTTATGTTATATTATATACTATAAACATTGTCACTTTTCCCCACTAAATGGATATGTTCTTCCTTTGTTTCTTAGGAGGTACCGTTCTCCATCTTATTCAAAACGCAGGAGCAGGTAAGTGGTTGGAAATTAACATTAGACCACACTGGCGATAACTCCCATTAAAGGTTTCTTAATTTCTTCCACTGGaactaatacaaccccaaatcggaaaaagttgggacggcacGCTGAAATTAAATCTGAAAATAATGATTTAAATAATCTTGGACATgttttgcactcaaaacaataaaacagcacaatttgatgttttatcttatgaattttattttccaaaataaacatatttcaattttgattctttcacatttcaaaaaaaagaaaaaaaaagttggaactgtTACCACTCTGTAATGTTGCTGTTCCTTCTCACACCAAATGAAGACACCAAATGATGatcttattttgtcccattcttcctgcaaacagatcttaagGTATGCAATAGTATGGGGtcatctctttttctttttttttcctttcatttcaaaatttgctaCATATTGTGGACagcggggacaggcaccctcttcttccacagccatgcctttgtaatgtgttcagaatgtggttttgcattgtcttactgaaatatccctggaaaagatgttgttttgaagacagcatatgttgctccaaaatctcaatgtacttttctgcattaatgctgccatcgcaGAAgcgcaagttacctttgccaagggcattgacccaaccccatatcatgacatcccctggcttttggacttggtgctggtaacagactggatggtctctttttttatttatttcccctCTTTGATCCGGAGCatacggtgtccatttcttccaaaatagacctggaatactgattcatctgaccacattaCACGGCCCCACTGTGTGACGGTCCATCCCAGAAGTTGACAGCACtcctggacacagttaatatgaGGCTCCCTTTTTGCACCGTAAAGTTTTaagtggcatttgtggatgtaactctgtgttGTAGGTGCTTGCCAAAgttatcccaagcccatgtggttatatcagctatagatgaaggaCGGTCCTTGATGCAGTACCGTCTGATGGAtctgagatcatgggtgttcagcttaggcttgtgcccttgctcttcacacactgaaattcctccagattccttgaataatTTTAAATCATATTATGCACCCTAGAGTGTGaactatccaaatcccttcatatctttctttgaggaacgttgttttaaaaaaaaataataaatcaataattttctcatgcctttgttgacaaactggagatcctcatctCATCGTTGCTTCtctaagactaggcctttcctagatactgattttgtaccaaattatgATTACAGTTGACGACATCTGTTCCAAACCGCATCATTATTTGTTTTACCTCGTTACTCGCCTTTAAATTGCCCCAGTCCCAatgttttttggaatgtgtttgcaggattggatgtatattaacaaatgaaatgaagttgaccagtcgaaacatgaaatatcttgggttcataccagaggtggacagtaacgaagtacatttacttgagtactgtacttaagtacactttttgagcatctgtactttacttgagtatttttttggaaacttatgactttaacttcactacatttgaaagacaaatcatacttttcactccactacatttctatcaaggtcctcgttacttgtta includes the following:
- the LOC132871513 gene encoding serine/arginine-rich splicing factor 7-like isoform X1, with the translated sequence MSYYSSSSSRSSSRNLECKVYVGDLGGGAAKGEIERAFEYYGPLRSVWVARNPPGFAFVEYEDARDAEDAVKGMDGKLLGGSRIRVELSTGMSRKSRYGRASRRPFDPSDRCYQCGDRGHYAYDCYRFSKRGRRSRSRSRSRSRSRSRRNRSRSRSRSYNRRYRSPSYSKRRSRSRTPARSKSRTPVRSRSRSRSGSASHSRSRSRSRSRSLKRRSHSRSPSPKKSPTSPDED
- the LOC132871513 gene encoding serine/arginine-rich splicing factor 7-like isoform X2, which codes for MSYYSSSSSRSSSRNLECKVYVGDLGGGAAKGEIERAFEYYGPLRSVWVARNPPGFAFVEYEDARDAEDAVKGMDGKLLGGSRIRVELSTGMSRKSRYGRASRRPFDPSDRCYQCGDRGHYAYDCYRFSKRGRRSRSRSRSRSRSRSRRNRSRSRSRSYNRRYRSPSYSKRRSRSRTPARSKSRTPVRSRSRSRSGSASHSRSRSRSRSRSLKRRR